The segment ACCGCCGGGTAGAGTTTGCGTTGACCGAACCAGCGCCCGGCATAGAAGGCGCCGGTATCGTTAGCAAAAGTCACCGCTAACAGCCACAGCACCCAATACTGGCCATCGGGCAGAACCCGCAGCCAGATAAAATGCCCGAGCAGGAAGGGGACATACACCAGACCCAGGCAACTCAATCCCACCTCCGGCAACAACCCTGGAGAATGCTCAAAATTGAGCAGATAAAACAGAAAATAGACGAAAAGGCTGAGTACCAGCAGAAATATCGGCCAACTCTGGTGGAAGGCGCAAAAACTCCAGGTCAGCAGCAAGCCCAGGCCGATTCCCAGCACTTTTGGGGGCCATTCGATGTCAGGCAGGGCCAGTGCCAAATATTCCCAGTGAGCCAGGCCGCTTACCATCAGAATGAGGAGAGCAAAGCTGAGCCGGGAGCCCTTGAGGAGAATGAGCAACAGGAGGGGGATACCGATCAGGGCGGTGAGCCAACGTTGGAGCTGCAACGTAACCTCCTAAGGTTCAGCCCCGGAGTTAAGGTTTCGGGGTATGCAGGGAATCGCGTTTTTCAGAGTGGACCTGCCAAGAGCGCC is part of the Deltaproteobacteria bacterium genome and harbors:
- a CDS encoding phosphatidate cytidylyltransferase; this translates as MQLQRWLTALIGIPLLLLILLKGSRLSFALLILMVSGLAHWEYLALALPDIEWPPKVLGIGLGLLLTWSFCAFHQSWPIFLLVLSLFVYFLFYLLNFEHSPGLLPEVGLSCLGLVYVPFLLGHFIWLRVLPDGQYWVLWLLAVTFANDTGAFYAGRWFGQRKLYPAVSPGKTVNGSLGGLIASLAVGVAVGRWLLGGINVPTLVGVTLVLALIGQLGDLFVSMLKRRAQIKDSGHLLPGHGGLLDRLDSLLFAAAGVYYIKLFFLMKQTICYF